DNA from Pseudomonas mendocina:
GCCGCTGTCACCGCCGTCGAGGACGATACGGCCATTGCGCTGCTGCAGGCTGCTGGCCTCGATCACGCCTTCGTTGTTGACCACCTTGCTGAGCATGGCGTCGCTGGCGCGGGCGCTCATGATCACGGTACCGCCATTGGCTTGCAGCAGGCCCTGGTTGACCACACTGGCATCGATGACGGCCTCGTCGACCTGCATGTTGATCAGGCCGTCGCCGTGGTAGTCGAGGGTGATCTTCTCGCCACCGCCGAGCACCACCGAGCCCATCTTCGCGACCACGGTACCCTCGTTGCGTACCTGGGCGCCGAGCAGGGCGACGCTACCGCCGTCAGCCGCACGGATGGTGCCTTGGTTGATCACCGCACCGCCGGCGCCCTTGCCATCGAACTGCAGGCGCCCGGCCATGAAATCGTTATCGGCGATGTCCAGGGCGCTGGCTACCAGGCCGCCGACGTTGACCGCGGCGCTGCTGCCGAACAGCACACCAGTAGGGTTGATCAGATAGACCTGACCGTTGGCATTTATCTGGCCCATGATCTGCGAGGCGTCGCTGGACAGCACGCGGTTGAGCGCCACCGACGAGGCGCCTGGCTGGTGAAAATTCACCGTGGCATCACGGCCGACATTGAAGGTGTCCCAGGTGGCGATCAGCTTCTGGCTGTTCTGGTTCACATCCAGCACATTGCCGGACTGGCTGATGCTGCCGCTACCAGCGGTGATCTGGCCGTTGCTGGGCAGGGCGTTGCTGTCCAGCGCCATGGCGTTCAGCGGCATCAGGCCGTGCATCACGCACAGCACGGCGTAGCTCAGCGGCTTGAGGGAAGGCTGTTGCGGACGACGGCCGCGACGGGCGTTTTTGTTGTTCACGGTCATCTCCTCAGAATGAATAGTTGAAGCCGGTGCCGATGGCGTTGATGGTGGTGCCGACGCCTGGCGAGTAGCCGCTGGCCGCGTAGGCGCCGGCCACGGCGAAGTTGTAGTTCGACAGCGAAGCATTCTTCAGCAGCACGTAGTGGGCGAACACCTCGGTGTTGCGGGTGAAACGATAGCCAACGCCCAGGGCGTACTGGCGTGCGCCCATGCCGCTGGTGTCGCACTCGATTCCACTGGCGGAGATCATCGAGCACTCGCCAGGCAGTGCGCGGGCATAGCTGGCGCGCAGGCGCCAGGCGCCGATGCGGTGGCTGACGCCAAGCATGTAGGCGCGACGGCGGTACTCGGAGAGGTCGCTGAAGCTGACGCTGTTATTGATCACGTCGTCTTCCGAGTAGTAGAGCTCGTCGGCCACTAGCGACAGCTGGGTGTTGCCGAAGCGGTAGCCCAGGCCGAAGCGGAAGCTGTAGTCGTTCGATGAGGTGCCCTCGGTGACGTGAGTGTTGCTGCCCACGCCGCGGGCGTTACGGCCCAGGTTGGCGATACCGAAGTAGTTGACGTGACGTTCGGCGGCGGCGACCGCGGTGAAGCCACCGTTCTTGTAGGTCACGCTGCCGCCGTAGATGTAGCCTCGGTCGACGTCCTCAGTGGCCTTCATGCCGTTGTTGGAGTAGGCCAGCTTGACCTGCAGGCCATGCCACTCCGGCGACCACCAGGCGACCACGCCGGACTGGCGACGGTTGAAGGCAGCATCGGAGTTGACGCTTTCATCGGCCTGACTGAGCGGGCCGGACACGTTGCTGGCCAGGCTGCTGTTGAAACCGGGCGAGCCGATGATGTTGTAGTAGGCCGCGCTGGTCTTGCCGAAGAAGGGATCGAGGCCGGTGGTGCTTTCCTTCAGCGGCATGTCCCAGACGCCGTAGAGCAGGGTGCCGAAGCGGTCGTCGTCAAGTGCCACACCGGAGTTGCGCAGGCGCGTGTTGGGCGAGATCGACAGCGGAGCGCTGTCGTCGCCGCTGAGGGTGTAGTTCACCGAGATGCCGTATTCCAGCTGCCACAGAACGCGCGTGTCGTCGTTGATCGGGATGCCGGCGTGGGCGCCGATGTAGGAGACGTTGTCGCGAGCGCGCCAGTAGCTGGACATGTTGCGGCCATTGGCCGTGGCCAGCTTGCTCTGGTCGGCTGGTGAGGCGCGGGTGGAATCGCGGCGGTCGATGTATTCCGGCACCAGGCCGAGCGAGCCGTAGAGCACCAGTTCGGTGTTCTTGCTGCGAAAATCCTCGCGGCTACCGACGTCCTTGGCCAGGCCGGCGAAAGCCTGCGGCGTGCCGGTGACCGAGAGCCAGAAGCGCTTGTTGTCGCGCTCGTCGCTGATCGGGTCGTCACCCGGCGAGAAGGCCAGGCTGGCATTCATCACCAGGTCGCGGTGATAGACGTTCAAACCCACGCCGTAGCCGTAGCGGGTCAGGTGGTTTTCGCTGTCGTCCCAGGGGGTCTTGTTCACCCGCACGCGACCGCCGTCGGCGAACAGAGTGGCTTCGGCGATGGCACCGTAATAGCGGCCGAGGTATTTGCGCAGCTCCAGGCGACCTAGCACGCCTTCATCGCCTGCGGCTTCGCCGACCGGATAGGCACGCACGCCGTTGGGCCCGCCGAGGCTGAATTTCTCCGAGGCATCGAGGTTCTTGTCTGCCCACTGGCCGCTGATGGAAGCGAACAGCGAGTAGCCGCCGCCCAGTTCCTGCAAGCGGCTGAACGCCAGGTTGGCCTTGCGATAGCGGCCGGCAGCATTGGCGGTCAGCTCATCAAGGGCCTCATCGAGAGGCGTGTCCTTGTTCAGCTTGCCGATGCCGTATGCCAGGCTCCAGCGGTTGCTGCCAGCCCAGTCGTCACGCCAGTCGCCATAAAGCGTGGCGCTGCGGAACACGGCGGATTTCTTCACCGCGAAGGCGCCGGCTTCGTCCTCGAAATGACGGTGCTCTTCGGCCAGGTTGAACGAGATGTTGGCATCGCGGCTGCGCAGCAGCGAGCTGTCGAGAAACACCGAGGAAACGATGGCGGTGCCGCTGGCATCAGCGGTCTTCAGACTCTTGCCGATGGCGTATTCCATTTCCGCATAGTTGGCGCCCAGGGTGAGGCCACTGGAGCCCAGTGGCTGACGATAACCAAGGCCGCGGATCTCCAACCCCTCGAAGCTGTTCTGGCCATTGAAGAACAGGCTTTCGCCAAAGCCGAAGGCGTCGTTGAGGCTGACGTTGCTGGTGACCCGGTTGGCGCCGGTGTAGTAGTTGCCGTGGTTGTCGAAGCTGACGCGGCCCGTCCAGGCGGTCATCTCGCTGAGCTTGAGAACGATGTCGGAAGCGCCCGGCTCGCGCGATGGTTGCAGCACGGCGCGCACCGAAACCCCGGCGATATCGGATAGGCGCAGCAGCACGCGCTCCAGGTCGGCCTCGCGGATCACGCTGCCGCTGGGAATTGCGTCGACGAAGCGTTGCTGCATGCCAGGGCGCAGGCGCACGTTGCTGTCTGCCTCGGCGCGCACGCTGCCGACGCGGCCTTCCTGCACGCCGATGGTGACCACGCCATCGGCGATCTCCTGGGCGGGCAAATAGGCGCGGGCCACCAGATAGCCGCGGCTGCGGTACAGATCGGTGACACGGGCGGCGGCCTCACGCAGGCCGGCGAGGTTCAGTTCACGACCTGTGTAGGGGGCTAGCTCCTGCTGCAGGCGCGACTCGCTGATCTCACGATTGCCGCTGAGTTTGAAGGCATTCACGTGAAAGGCGGCGGAGGCCTGTTCGGCTGGGTTGGCTGCGGCCTGGCTGCGGTCATCCTGGGCTTCGATACGCACATTGCCACGCGGCGCCTCCTGGGCGCGTTCAGCCGGGCGCAGGATGTCGCGGTTGTTGTCGAACAGCGTGCCGGCGGAGGGCAGGGGCTCGGCCTGAGCCTGGGCAGCGAGGATCGCCGCGGCCAGCAGGGTCAGATTGCGCGGGTGCAGCACCCGGCGTACCTGGGCGGAGGTGAAGGTCGAAGTCATGGCAAGCTCGTTGTTGTTTTTGTGAGTCGGGCAGACGAGGTATCAGCGTTTCGGGAACAGCGTGTCGGCGACGATTGTCGTGGCCAGCAAACGGGCTGCGTTGTGGCCGATACCGGCGACCGTGATCTGTGGGTGATGGATCGGCACGCCCCACTTGCTGGAAAGGAAGGCCTCGTAGCGCAGGTAATTGAGCTGGCGCTCGACCCGATGTGCGCCCTGCATGTTGGCCCCGCAGGTGCGATCCAGCACGCGGTGCCACGGGTCGTTGTCGCGCTCACCGACCATGAAGGTCACGTCGCGGGCGGCATAACGGCGAAACAATTGCTCGGCGCCGAGGTTCTGCCGGGTCAGGTAGAAGGGGGCGCGATCCAGGCCGTAGCGATAGCGACTGAAGCTCGGGCACATGACCGTACGCACCGGTTTGAACGAACCCTCCTGCAGGCGGCTGTCTTCGATGTAGACATAGGAAGACGGCGCGGAAATGACGTAGCGAACCTTGATCCCGGTAGTGGCGAGGCGCTCGTCGCCGTCGCCGAGAATGCTGTAGCGCTGCATCAGCTGGCCACCGGCGGAGTGGCCGATCAACACAATCTCCTGCAGGGCGGGAAAATGCTTGCGGTCGGCCAGATACAGCAGCAGGTCATCCAGTACCGCGAAGGCGTCGATGCCGCGGCGACCTTTGCTCGAGGCGGTGCCGTGCATCCATTTGTCACGAGCCCACAGCGGCATGTCGCTACCGGCGCGGCTGTCCTCGGCGGTGAGAAAATTCAGCGACAGCAACAGGGTGTCGTTGGCGTCGAATCCGGCTTTCTTCAGCAGGCTCTGACCGTATTGGTAGTAGTCGTCGGCGTTACGACGCACACCGTGAACCAGCACCACAGCGCGGGAGGCCGGGCTGGCGCCATTCAGGTCGGTATTGGCGAAGGCAAGGAAGTTGTAGGGTTCGTTCTGGCCCAGGCGCAGCAACTGCTGGCTGGCACTGGCGAAGCCGCAATACAAGGCGGTGGTCAGCAGGGCGACGGCCAGGACGGCCTGTCTGCGGAGGTTCGGGCCTCGCTTGAGCAGAGCACCCAGGGGCCAGAGAACGTCGTACGGCATATTCCACCTCGGCAGAGAACGCGGCACACCTGGCAAGGCACTGGCATGTCGCTAAGTCGTACCTGCTGGTTGGCAAGCGCAGGTCGACCTGGTTGATTGGAGTTATGGCGACGATGCTAACAGCGGTTTTTTGCTAGATAAAATATCTTGAAAATAGCCATTCGATACTTTTTGAGTATTGGGTGGGGAGGGGCTGCCTCCGCTGGGCGTAGCACAGGTAGGGTGCGCCACGCGTACCAATCGCTGTGGTTCATCTCGATTTCTGCGGTTCGCTCGGTGCGCACAGCGCACCCTACGGGAGGTGGTGCCCGGCGAGATCTTGTTGGTACTTTTAAGGTATTGATTGGATATTTTTAATATATTTCATATCTCTCATGCATGCCGCTAGCATCGGCAGGGCTGCTCCACTGCACGGCAGCCGAGCCCTCACTGATACCGAGCGGAACTGAAACCATGAGAACAAGAAAGACCCTGCTTCACCTCGCTGTCGTCTATGCGCTGTTTACCTCTTCCGGCGCTCTGGCGGCCAATACGGCCGAACTGCCTTGCCGTACCACGGCCGAATGCGCCGAGCAGGCGCGCAAGATCGGCGCGACTGTGGACAAGTCAGCGCTCAAGGGCGGCGCCTACGAGAGCCAGTTCTCCTGGTTGAACCGCATCAACAAGGCCTCGATCGTCATGCTGACCGAGGAGGGCATCGTCTCCGCGCCGCAGGGGCGGCGCATCGCCGGCGGTGTGCAACACGTGCTCGATCAGGCCGCCCAGCCGGGTGGCAAACGCCCTAGCGACGTGCTGCAGGTCGAACAGATCATGATCGACAAGATCGGCCCCGAAGCCTCGCTGATTCACTCCGGGCGCAGCCGCCAGGACATGTACGCCACCTATCGCCTGGCCGTATTGCGTGCCCAGGTGCTGGATTACAGCGATGCGCTCAACTCGTCGCGCGCACGCCTGCTGAAGATCGCCGGGGACAATGTCGACACCCTGATCCCTGCCTACACCAACGGTGTGCAGGCCATGCCGATCAGCTACGCGCACTACCTGCTGGCCTTCGAAGCCGCCTTCGAGCGAGATGCGCAGCGTATTCGCGAACTCTATGTACGTCTGAACCTCAGCCCGATGGGCACGGCAGTGCTGGCCAACTCCGGCTGGCCGCTGAACCGTGAGCGCCTGGCCACGCTGCTGGGCTTCGATGGCGTGCGCGAGAATTCGCTGGATTCCAGCCAGGTATCGACCTTCGACATTCCGCTGGAAGCAGCGGGCATCGCATCGTCTTCGGCCATCCGCGTCGGTGCGTTGATCGGCGATATCCATACCCAGTACCACCAGACGCGTCCCTGGCTGCTGCTCGAGGAAGGCTCGACCTACACCAGCAGCGCCATGCCGCAGAAGCGCAATCCCGGCCTGCTGATGCGCACCCGTGAGTCGGCGTCCGATGTGGTGGGCCTGGCCGGCGCCACCACCATTCGCGCGCACAACGTCACCACCGGCATGACCGACTACAAGGCGGCGTTCGACGACCTTGGCCTGTTCGGCTCGGCTGCCGACATGTTCGAGCGTCTGAACCTGGTGCTCGATGCGCTGGTGATCAACCCTGAGCGGGCCATGGAGGAGCTCGACGCCGACTGGACGACCTCGATGGAGCTGGCCGATACGCTCGAACGCGAGCACAAGGTGCCGTTCCGCATCGGCCACAGCTTCGCCTCGTTGATCGTCGGGCAGGCGCGTGACCAAGGCTTGTTGCCGAAGGAGTTCCCTTACGCCGACGCGCAGAAGCTCTTCACCAAGGCTGCGCAGAAGTACGACTGGAAGGATCAGCGTCTGCCACTGAGCGAGAGCGCCTTCCGCGCCACCCTGTCGCCGCGCACCATGGTCGAGACGCGCCAGGGCACTGGCGGCCCGCAGCCTACCGAGGTCAAGCGCATGCTGGCCGAGGCGGGCAAGCGCCTGCAGGCGGACGAGCGCTGGATGACTGAGCGTCGCCAGCATCTGATCCAGGCGGACGAAGCGTTGGGCAAGGCCTTCGCCAAGCTCCTGCCGGCATCCCGCTGATTTCGGGTGGCGGGGCTTCCCGGTCTCGCTGCTCATTTTCGTCAGGAGCGTTAACCATGGAACATCCGCGCCGCTACATCCTGCTGCTCTGTTCGGTCGTCCTGGCCAACATGGTCTTCAGCGAGACAGCGGCGCGCCGAGCCGAATCCGCCACACCTGTCGATGGCAGGGTGCAGTTGCTGCGACTCCATGATGCCGCCGGCAACTTCGCTCTTCCGCTTGCAGCCAACGCCGACCTGTACAACCTGCCGCGAGACATCCGCCGTGTGGTCGTGCGCATCGAAGACGACTCGAACTCCAGCGAGGCGTTGCTCGATACGCACGACGGCACACTGGTGCTCGTGCCGCAGTTCAGCGTCGTCGATGGCCGCAACCTGCCCACGGATCTGCCCGCTTGGCACAGCGAGCAGGCCTGGGTCGACGGTGAGACGTCCAGTGAAGGGCGGCGCGGTCTATCGGCGTTCACGGTTCTTGACGCTTTACTGGGCTACCTGGGGCGCACTAGCCATTTCCCGCACTTGCAGGAGGTGGTTTTCGTCGGTCGTGGCACGACGGCCGATCTGGTGGAGCGGCATGGCTTGCGTCCACAGGTAGCCACTTCTTTTCGTATTCGGCATGTGAGAGCGCAGTTGGCTCGCCGCTGACGTCAACTCAGCACTGCTCGCAGCTTCTGCCTGTCTACCTTGCCATCCCAGTGGGCGATGACCACGCAGGCCACGCAGTTACCGAGCACATTGGTCAGCGAGCGGCATTTCATCAGACGTTCCACCCCGATCAGGATGCCGATGCTTTCCAGCGGCAGGATATTCAGCACGCTGAGCGTCGCGGTGAGCGTGACGAAGGCTGAACCGGCGACACTGGTCGAGCCCAATGAGGTCAGCAGGCTGATCAGCAGGATGGTGCCCAGTTGCAGGGCGTCCAGTTCGACGTCAGCCAGTTGGGCGAGAAACACGATGGCCACGGCCAGGTAGAGGTTCGAGCCATTGAGGTTGAAGCTGTAGCCGGCGGTAAGCGTCAGGCGCACGGTCTGGCTGTCGCAACCGGCCGCTTCCAGTTTGTCGATCAGGCGTGGCAGGGCGGCGACCGATGAGCCGGTGGCGGCCACCAGCAGCAGCTCTTCCTTGACGTAGCGGATCAGGCGCCACAGTCGGTAGCCCGCCAGACGCAGGGCGATGGCCGGCACCAGCAGCAGGTAAACGAGGCAGGCTGCATAGGCTGCCACGACGAATTTGGCCAGCGGCACCGCGGCTTCCAGGCCGTATTTGCCGATGATGAAGGCAATGGCACCGAAAGCCGCCAGCGGTGCGAAGCTGACGATCACCTGCATGGCGCGAAAGACGCCTTTCACCGCCTGGTCGAGATGCTGCGTCAGGCGTTGGCCGAGCGCACCACTGCGGCCGAGCAGCAGGCCGCAGATGACGGCGGCGAGCAGAACCTTGAGGACGAAGCTCTGCTCCAGCGAGTCGAGCAGCAAGCCGGGAATGCGCGAGAAGAGCGGGCCATCGTTTTCCGATTGCAGGGTGCTCCAGTCGCTGCCCATATGCTGCAGGCCGCCGCCAGGGTGCAGCAGCAGGGCGACCAGCAAACCGGTCAGCAGCGACAGCAGCGACATCAGTTGCCAGTAGCCGACGGCCTTGAGCCCCAGGCGCGCGGTGGCGCGGTAGTCGCTGAGCGCAGCGACGCTGGAGCACACCAGGACGAACATCACCACCGGCGCGCACAGGCCGATGGCGGAGATGAACAGGTCACTGAGCGGCTTCATTTCCACCGCCAGGCCGGGACGCCAGACACCCAGCAGAGCGCCGAGAACCAGCGCCAGCAGAAGCAGGACAATGCCTGTTCGAGAATGCCTGAAGATCATCGGAGCCTGTTTTATTCTTGTTCGTCGTCGTGGCTTTTACAGGTTCTTAGAGGCCACACGGGAGGTGCTCATCCTACCCCATCGACGAGCGGATTCGGTATTGTGTGACGGCTTTATAAACCTCCCCAAGGGGCTGCATGGAACTTCGTCATCTGCGCTACTTCGTCATGGTCGCCGAAGAAAAGCACTTCACCCGCGCTGCGGCCCGCCTGAACATGCAGCAGCCACCGCTGAGCCAGCAGATCCGGGCGCTGGAGCAGGAGCTCGGCTTCGACCTGTTCATTCGCCATGCCAAGGGTGTTGACCTTACCGTCGGCGGCGAGGTGTTCCTGCGCGAGGCGCGCGACATTCTCCAGCGGGTATCGCAGGGCGCGCTGAAGGCGGCACGTACGGCCAAAGGCATCGAGGGGCGCCTGAGTGTCGGCTTCACCAGTTCGGCTGCCTCGCACCCGCTGATTCCACGGATCATCCGCCGCTATCGGGATCTGTATCCGGGAGTGGATATCGGTCTCAATGAAGGCAATGCCCAGGAGCTGACCGATGATGTCAGTGACGGCGACGTGGATGTCGGCATCCTGCGCGCGCCGGTAGGCAACCCACAGGGCATCGCCTACCACCGCCTGCTCAATGAAGAGCTGGTGCTCACGCTGCCGGTCGGGCATCGGCTGTTGCAGGGCAATGGTGCCGTTTCACTGAAGGATCTGGCTGACGAGCCATTGATTCTGGTGCGCCGCCCCGGTGCGCCGGGGATGTACGCCAATTTCCTGCAGGCTTGTCGCAATGCCGGGTTCGAACCGCATGTGGCATTCGAGGTGGAGCGCATGCTGACCAATGTCAGCCTGGTGGCCGCGGGGGCCGGTGTGTCCGTGGTGCCCGCGTCGATGCGCGGCTTCCATGAACACAGCGTGGCCTATCGTTCGATCCGCGATGCCAAGCCGCGCCTGGTTGCACCGATCACCCTGGTTTGCCGCGAACTGCACCAGTCACCACAGGTGGCCAACTTCATCGCCCTGGCCCGTGAGCTGGGCAGCGAGTACCGCAAGGAGCCGCATTAAGGGCTCAGTGCGTGGCGAGACGTTGCCAGTCTTCCCGGGTATCGATGTCCTGCAGGATGCCGGGATCGTCCAGCTCGACGATACGCAC
Protein-coding regions in this window:
- a CDS encoding argininosuccinate lyase, producing MRTRKTLLHLAVVYALFTSSGALAANTAELPCRTTAECAEQARKIGATVDKSALKGGAYESQFSWLNRINKASIVMLTEEGIVSAPQGRRIAGGVQHVLDQAAQPGGKRPSDVLQVEQIMIDKIGPEASLIHSGRSRQDMYATYRLAVLRAQVLDYSDALNSSRARLLKIAGDNVDTLIPAYTNGVQAMPISYAHYLLAFEAAFERDAQRIRELYVRLNLSPMGTAVLANSGWPLNRERLATLLGFDGVRENSLDSSQVSTFDIPLEAAGIASSSAIRVGALIGDIHTQYHQTRPWLLLEEGSTYTSSAMPQKRNPGLLMRTRESASDVVGLAGATTIRAHNVTTGMTDYKAAFDDLGLFGSAADMFERLNLVLDALVINPERAMEELDADWTTSMELADTLEREHKVPFRIGHSFASLIVGQARDQGLLPKEFPYADAQKLFTKAAQKYDWKDQRLPLSESAFRATLSPRTMVETRQGTGGPQPTEVKRMLAEAGKRLQADERWMTERRQHLIQADEALGKAFAKLLPASR
- a CDS encoding cation:dicarboxylate symporter family transporter produces the protein MIFRHSRTGIVLLLLALVLGALLGVWRPGLAVEMKPLSDLFISAIGLCAPVVMFVLVCSSVAALSDYRATARLGLKAVGYWQLMSLLSLLTGLLVALLLHPGGGLQHMGSDWSTLQSENDGPLFSRIPGLLLDSLEQSFVLKVLLAAVICGLLLGRSGALGQRLTQHLDQAVKGVFRAMQVIVSFAPLAAFGAIAFIIGKYGLEAAVPLAKFVVAAYAACLVYLLLVPAIALRLAGYRLWRLIRYVKEELLLVAATGSSVAALPRLIDKLEAAGCDSQTVRLTLTAGYSFNLNGSNLYLAVAIVFLAQLADVELDALQLGTILLISLLTSLGSTSVAGSAFVTLTATLSVLNILPLESIGILIGVERLMKCRSLTNVLGNCVACVVIAHWDGKVDRQKLRAVLS
- a CDS encoding alpha/beta fold hydrolase; its protein translation is MPYDVLWPLGALLKRGPNLRRQAVLAVALLTTALYCGFASASQQLLRLGQNEPYNFLAFANTDLNGASPASRAVVLVHGVRRNADDYYQYGQSLLKKAGFDANDTLLLSLNFLTAEDSRAGSDMPLWARDKWMHGTASSKGRRGIDAFAVLDDLLLYLADRKHFPALQEIVLIGHSAGGQLMQRYSILGDGDERLATTGIKVRYVISAPSSYVYIEDSRLQEGSFKPVRTVMCPSFSRYRYGLDRAPFYLTRQNLGAEQLFRRYAARDVTFMVGERDNDPWHRVLDRTCGANMQGAHRVERQLNYLRYEAFLSSKWGVPIHHPQITVAGIGHNAARLLATTIVADTLFPKR
- a CDS encoding ShlB/FhaC/HecB family hemolysin secretion/activation protein yields the protein MTSTFTSAQVRRVLHPRNLTLLAAAILAAQAQAEPLPSAGTLFDNNRDILRPAERAQEAPRGNVRIEAQDDRSQAAANPAEQASAAFHVNAFKLSGNREISESRLQQELAPYTGRELNLAGLREAAARVTDLYRSRGYLVARAYLPAQEIADGVVTIGVQEGRVGSVRAEADSNVRLRPGMQQRFVDAIPSGSVIREADLERVLLRLSDIAGVSVRAVLQPSREPGASDIVLKLSEMTAWTGRVSFDNHGNYYTGANRVTSNVSLNDAFGFGESLFFNGQNSFEGLEIRGLGYRQPLGSSGLTLGANYAEMEYAIGKSLKTADASGTAIVSSVFLDSSLLRSRDANISFNLAEEHRHFEDEAGAFAVKKSAVFRSATLYGDWRDDWAGSNRWSLAYGIGKLNKDTPLDEALDELTANAAGRYRKANLAFSRLQELGGGYSLFASISGQWADKNLDASEKFSLGGPNGVRAYPVGEAAGDEGVLGRLELRKYLGRYYGAIAEATLFADGGRVRVNKTPWDDSENHLTRYGYGVGLNVYHRDLVMNASLAFSPGDDPISDERDNKRFWLSVTGTPQAFAGLAKDVGSREDFRSKNTELVLYGSLGLVPEYIDRRDSTRASPADQSKLATANGRNMSSYWRARDNVSYIGAHAGIPINDDTRVLWQLEYGISVNYTLSGDDSAPLSISPNTRLRNSGVALDDDRFGTLLYGVWDMPLKESTTGLDPFFGKTSAAYYNIIGSPGFNSSLASNVSGPLSQADESVNSDAAFNRRQSGVVAWWSPEWHGLQVKLAYSNNGMKATEDVDRGYIYGGSVTYKNGGFTAVAAAERHVNYFGIANLGRNARGVGSNTHVTEGTSSNDYSFRFGLGYRFGNTQLSLVADELYYSEDDVINNSVSFSDLSEYRRRAYMLGVSHRIGAWRLRASYARALPGECSMISASGIECDTSGMGARQYALGVGYRFTRNTEVFAHYVLLKNASLSNYNFAVAGAYAASGYSPGVGTTINAIGTGFNYSF
- a CDS encoding LysR family transcriptional regulator translates to MELRHLRYFVMVAEEKHFTRAAARLNMQQPPLSQQIRALEQELGFDLFIRHAKGVDLTVGGEVFLREARDILQRVSQGALKAARTAKGIEGRLSVGFTSSAASHPLIPRIIRRYRDLYPGVDIGLNEGNAQELTDDVSDGDVDVGILRAPVGNPQGIAYHRLLNEELVLTLPVGHRLLQGNGAVSLKDLADEPLILVRRPGAPGMYANFLQACRNAGFEPHVAFEVERMLTNVSLVAAGAGVSVVPASMRGFHEHSVAYRSIRDAKPRLVAPITLVCRELHQSPQVANFIALARELGSEYRKEPH